The genomic stretch AAGGCCAACGCGGAGAAGCGGCTGGCCGAGCTTATCGCCCAGTTGGAGAAGGGATACACCATCAACCCGGAGCGGATAACCTTCGGCGAATTCCTGGACAAGTGGCTGGCCGACTACGGCAGGAGCAACCTTTCCGAGCGAACGCTTTACGACTATACCCACATCATCAATTACCACGTTAAGCCTGAGCTTGGCGATATCCCTTTGGTCAAGCTACACCCGGCCCACCTGCGGGAGTTTTACGGGAAGCTGTTGCGCGAAGGGCGCAAGGACAATAAAAGAAGCGTCGGTCCGGGGCTGTCTCCTGCTTACGTCCGCAAGGTCCACGTGATAATCCACGAGGCGTTGAAGCACGCCGTCCGGTGGGAACTTGCCTACCGGAACGTTGCCGACGCTGTGGACCCGCCAAAGGTGACGCGACAGGAAATAAGGCCACTTACAGAACGGGAACTTGACCGGCTGTTTGGGGCGGTGAAGGACTCCTACCTTTATGTTCCCACCTGCATAGCCGTAGCTACCGGCCTGCGGTTGGGTGAGGTGCTTGCCCTGCGCTGGGAAGACGTGGACCTGAAACACGGGGTTATCACCGTCAAGCGGGCGCAGAAGGTCCGGCGGCAGAAGACCGAAAACGGCACTACCTATGAAATCACCTACGGACCACCAAAAAGCAAGAACAGCAAGCGGAGCGTTGAAATACCGCCTTCTTTAGTGGAATTACTTAAGCACCACCGATTAGCGCAGAAGAAGGATAAACTCTTTTTCGGCGCGGCCTATCAGGATAATGGCTTGGTATGTTGCCTCCAGGACGGGAGGCCGATAAGGAACGAGAGCTTTGGTTCTCACTTCCGGGACGTGGCCCACAAAGCAGGGTTGAAGATTTCCTTTCACTCCCTGCGACACTGCCACGCTTCCTGGCTGGTGCGGATGGGCGAAAGCCTAAAAGTAGTCTCGGCCCGCTTGGGGCACTCGGGAATCGGAATTACCGCTGACTA from Thermodesulfitimonas autotrophica encodes the following:
- a CDS encoding tyrosine-type recombinase/integrase is translated as MRGSIRRQAKDSWRITISLGKNPKTEKYEKYQETIRGKKANAEKRLAELIAQLEKGYTINPERITFGEFLDKWLADYGRSNLSERTLYDYTHIINYHVKPELGDIPLVKLHPAHLREFYGKLLREGRKDNKRSVGPGLSPAYVRKVHVIIHEALKHAVRWELAYRNVADAVDPPKVTRQEIRPLTERELDRLFGAVKDSYLYVPTCIAVATGLRLGEVLALRWEDVDLKHGVITVKRAQKVRRQKTENGTTYEITYGPPKSKNSKRSVEIPPSLVELLKHHRLAQKKDKLFFGAAYQDNGLVCCLQDGRPIRNESFGSHFRDVAHKAGLKISFHSLRHCHASWLVRMGESLKVVSARLGHSGIGITADYYAHLFPDAQKEAAKKVDSLLADKLT